The Leishmania donovani BPK282A1 complete genome, chromosome 23 DNA segment gaggaagaagcgCGAAAATCTCCAAAAGTCTCTGATGCAGCCATCTCTGCTGAAAGACACGCTTCATCTTGTCGTTTGCACACTACTGTGCTGCCAACCCTGGACGCCACGCGCATTCATGCAGACGCGCGTCGACACCACTGCGTAGACATtaccccttctctctctacgcagcaggtgcagcgtTGCGACCGATAAGGGCAGACTCAAGCATCTTGTCCATCACAGCCTGCGTCTTCCACGACACCGTCGCCCAGTAACGCGagctctcctccttcgccttgagccgccgcgcgacgcCCTCGCCGTCTGCGTAGAGGATTCTAGCTACGTCACCCCACAGCTCCGCGCACTGCGAATTCGGTGCGTCGCCCTTAACCGTGTGCTTCACCTCGGTGTGGAGGTTGTGCGACTCGCACACGTTGTCGTAGCTACTGTTGTGCACCTCGTAGTACTCCGTCTCGGGGCGGCTTGTCATGGGCAGACACATGTCGTCTAGCTGCAGCGTGCCCTCTGTCGTGGTGATGTGCAGAGTCTGCTCAAAGGCCGCTTCgaaggaaacgaaaaaagacACAAAAGCCACCTCGCCCCCGACCTGGAATGTCATGTCGCCTATGAAGGAGATGATGGCCCCCTTGTCGTTCTGCTTGAGAATGCGGCCCGTCACCTCGGTCGGCATCTGGAAGTCCATGAGGTGCAGCGCGTAGCGGATGCAGTACCAACCGAGAtcgccgaggacgccgtGCGGCTCCAGCTCTGGATTAGCGCGAATGTTGTTTGTCAGGAAGGCCTCGTCACCACCCAGCGTAACGTTGGCGAAGATGTGCTTCACCGGCCCGCCCATCTGCTTCACTGCTGCGCACACCTCCTTCACCCGCTTGCCGTGCGAGAGCattgtgccatccatgtaAAGCAGATTCTGCTGGTCAAGCGCCTCGATCCACGAGCGCAGCATCTCAGCATCGGTGGCCGGCGGCTTCTCCCCAACCACGTGCTTCTTGTGCTTAATGCACTCCCTCACCCAGTGGTCACGGGCTTTCACGGGAATGGCAATGTAAACGACATCCACATCCGCAGCAGACACAAGCTCCTCGTAGCTGCAAACCGCCGGAacggccgcctcgtcgaTCTTGAGCGCATCGCACACCCGCTCCACAAAGTTGCGCCCTCTATCGGCATCGCGGCATCCGACGCGGGTGACCGACATGCCGTTCGCGCGAGCGCCGGCCCAGGCGCGCCAGGCAATGTTAGCGGCCCCGAGGAGGCCTATACGAGGAGCTGATGCACTCATGTTGTGCCGTGAATATGCGTTCGGATCTGCGTCCGAGTTTGCGTCTGCATGTATGTGGATAAGTGAGCGCTTGCACAATAACCTCCCCTGTTTGTCCAAGTAGACAGTGCGACACTCTGTGGTGTGTATCGGCcttgttgctgttgtggtGGCGTGTCCtccgccttttttttttcaggaggagggggaagaggcgTTGGTGTCGCGCTTCGAGAATCAGCCGTGCATgtccgcgccgcgcgcgtcgcaAGGGAGAAGGAGTAGAGAGGAGGATAGAATGTGGGCCACATAGTcttgcacgcgtgcatgAGTGTTCTGTGCTCGTGTCCGTACCCCAGAAGGAAGTATGGCACaagcacccacacacgcacaagacATAATAATAATCCTAGGCGCGGAAAGGAGTGTAAGAGGCGAGGCGAGGCGACACGGCAAGCGTCGGGCGAAAGCTGTGAAAGGCACCGGCGACCCTCACGGTAGCCTTGCCCTCTGCGAATCGCCTCCTCACCTTCACCGCCGCGAGTGTAATGTACGCGTCGACCGTTAGCGCGCGCTCACACGCAGTGTGCAAGTGAACTCCCTCGTActcacacagagagagaaaaagatgCTCCGCGTGCTCATCGGTGGGGTGGCAATGGTGATTGGGATGTATGTTGAGGAGGCTGCTGCAGATGACTCTCACatcccccacccaccccaccctaACCTTAACCTTTGTTCTTCGCACACGAGCGCAAGTGAATGCGCCGGAACGTCCCAGCACATGCC contains these protein-coding regions:
- a CDS encoding oxidoreductase-like protein, translated to MSASAPRIGLLGAANIAWRAWAGARANGMSVTRVGCRDADRGRNFVERVCDALKIDEAAVPAVCSYEELVSAADVDVVYIAIPVKARDHWVRECIKHKKHVVGEKPPATDAEMLRSWIEALDQQNLLYMDGTMLSHGKRVKEVCAAVKQMGGPVKHIFANVTLGGDEAFLTNNIRANPELEPHGVLGDLGWYCIRYALHLMDFQMPTEVTGRILKQNDKGAIISFIGDMTFQVGGEVAFVSFFVSFEAAFEQTLHITTTEGTLQLDDMCLPMTSRPETEYYEVHNSSYDNVCESHNLHTEVKHTVKGDAPNSQCAELWGDVARILYADGEGVARRLKAKEESSRYWATVSWKTQAVMDKMLESALIGRNAAPAA